One window of the Trifolium pratense cultivar HEN17-A07 linkage group LG2, ARS_RC_1.1, whole genome shotgun sequence genome contains the following:
- the LOC123908835 gene encoding uncharacterized protein LOC123908835 — protein MDSSHIHAYANFSCELKIIQARNVEFIKSTKNLFARLYLPTGSNKRIQLNSKNVSSKSVPFWDESFNLDCSCPQEFLENLNQQSLVLELRQRKMWGSKLIAKSEIPWKVILESQNMELKNWLKMDLVSGSDCKEGMFTIPEVEVEIKVRVASVSEMEKQNKRRLNNWNECGCKNGHDHQAWCNTEDCDIFALGAALEAF, from the coding sequence ATGGATTCATCCCATATACATGCTTATGCAAACTTCAGTTGTGAACTAAAAATAATCCAAGCTCGAAATGTTGAATTCATCAAGTCTACGAAAAACTTGTTTGCAAGGTTGTATCTTCCAACAGGAAGCAACAAAAGAATTCAACTCAACAGCAAAAATGTTTCATCCAAATCAGTACCCTTTTGGGACGAATCTTTTAATCTAGATTGTTCTTGCCCACAAGAATTCTTGGAAAACCTTAATCAACAAAGCCTggttttggagctgaggcaaaGGAAGATGTGGGGGTCAAAACTTATTGCGAAAAGTGAGATTCCATGGAAGGTGATTCTTGAATCACAAAACATGGAGTtgaaaaattggttaaaaaTGGATTTAGTTAGTGGAAGTGATTGCAAAGAGGGTATGTTCACAATACCAGAAGTGGAAGTGGAGATTAAAGTTAGAGTTGCTTCAGTTTCGGAGATGGAAAAACAGAATAAGAGAAGGTTGAATAATTGGAATGAATGTGGATGCAAAAATGGACATGATCATCAAGCTTGGTGCAACACTGAAGATTGTGATATATTTGCGCTTGGCGCAGCTTTGGAGGctttttaa
- the LOC123908838 gene encoding uncharacterized protein LOC123908838, producing MDSSHISSYVNFSCELRIIQARNIEIIKPTKNLFTRLYLPTGNNKRIQLNSKNVSSKSVPFWDESFNLDCSCPQEFLENLNQQSLVLELRHTKIWGSQLIGKGEIPWKVILESQNMELKKWLKMDLVNGSDCKEGMFTIPEVEVEIKIRVTSVAEMEKQNKRRLNNWNECGCKNGHDHQAWCNTEDYDIFALGAALEAF from the coding sequence ATGGATTCATCTCATATATCTTCTTATGTAAACTTCAGTTGCGAACTGAGAATAATACAAGCTCGAAACATCGAAATCATCAAGCCCACGAAAAACTTGTTTACAAGGTTGTATCTTCCAACAGGaaacaacaaaagaattcaACTCAACAGCAAAAATGTTTCAAGCAAATCAGTACCTTTTTGGGACGAGTCTTTTAATCTAGATTGTTCTTGCCCCCAAGAATTCTTAGAAAACCTTAATCAACAAAGCCTAGTGTTAGAGCTAAGGCATACAAAGATATGGGGGTCACAACTTATTGGTAAAGGTGAGATTCCATGGAAGGTGATTCTTGAATCACAAAATATGGAGTTGAAAAAATGGTTGAAAATGGATTTGGTGAATGGAAGTGATTGCAAAGAGGGTATGTTCACAATACCAGAAGTGGAAGtggaaattaaaataagagtgACTTCAGTTGCTGAGATGGAAAAACAGAATAAGAGGAGATTGAATAATTGGAACGAGTGTGGATGCAAAAATGGACATGATCATCAAGCTTGGTGCAACACTGAAGACTATGATATATTTGCCCTTGGAGCAGCTTTGGAGGCTTTTTGA
- the LOC123908993 gene encoding uncharacterized protein LOC123908993 codes for MDPSYVNFSCELRIIQARNIEFIKPTKNLFTRLYLPTGNNKSIQLNSKTVSTKSLPFWDESFNLDCSCPQEFLENLNEQNLVLELRQRKMWGSKLIGKSEIPWKVILESQNMELKKWLKMDLVSGSDCKEGMFTIPEVELEIKVRVASVAEMEKQNKRRLNNWNECGCKNGHDHQTWCKTEDYDIFALGAALEAF; via the coding sequence ATGGATCCATCCTATGTAAACTTCAGCTGCGAACTGAGAATAATACAAGCTCGAAACATCGAATTCATCAAGCCAACGAAAAACTTGTTTACAAGGTTGTATCTTCCTACGGGAAACAACAAAAGTATTCAACTCAATAGCAAAACTGTTTCCACCAAATCATTGCCGTTTTGGGACGAGTCTTTTAATCTAGATTGTTCTTGCCCTCAAGAATTCTTGGAAAACCTTAATGAACAAAACCTGGTGTTGGAGCTAAGGCAAAGGAAGATGTGGGGGTCAAAACTTATTGGGAAAAGTGAGATTCCATGGAAAGTGATTCTTGAATCACAAAATATGGAGTTAAAAAAATGGTTGAAAATGGATTTAGTAAGTGGAAGTGATTGCAAAGAGGGTATGTTCACAATACCAGAAGTGGAACTGGAGATTAAAGTTAGAGTTGCTTCGGTTGCTGAGATGGAGAAACAAAATAAGAGGAGATTGAATAATTGGAATGAGTGTGGATGCAAAAATGGACATGATCATCAAACTTGGTGCAAAACTGAAGATTATGATATATTTGCACTTGGTGCAGCTTTAGAAGCTTTTTGA
- the LOC123909097 gene encoding uncharacterized protein LOC123909097, translating into MDPSHISAYANFSCELRIIQARNVEFIKSSENLFARLYLPTGNNKRIQLNSKNVWDESFNLDCSCPQEFLENLNEQKLVLELRQRKMWGSKLIAKSEIPWKVILESQNMELKKWLKMDLVSGSDCKEGMFTTPEVEVEIKVRVASVAEMEKQNKRRLNNWNECGCKNGHDHQAWCNTEDCDIFVLGAALEAF; encoded by the coding sequence ATGGATCCATCCCATATATCTGCTTATGCAAACTTCAGTTGTGAACTGAGAATAATACAAGCTCGAAACGTTGAATTCATCAAGTCTTCGGAAAATTTGTTTGCAAGATTGTATCTTCCAACAGGaaacaacaaaagaattcaACTCAACAGCAAAAATGTTTGGGACGAGTCTTTTAATCTAGATTGTTCGTGCCCTCAAGAATTCTTGGAAAACCTTAATGAACAAAAACTAGTGTTGGAGCTAAGGCAAAGGAAGATGTGGGGGTCAAAACTTATTGCGAAAAGTGAGATTCCATGGAAGGTGATTCTTGAATCACAAAACATGGAGTTAAAAAAATGGTTGAAGATGGATTTGGTGAGTGGAAGTGATTGCAAAGAGGGTATGTTTACAACACCAGAAGTGGAAGTGGAGATTAAAGTTAGAGTAGCTTCGGTTGCTGAGATGGAAAAACAGAATAAGAGAAGGTTGAATAATTGGAATGAGTGTGGATGCAAAAATGGACATGATCATCAAGCTTGGTGCAACACTGAAGATTGTGATATATTTGTGCTTGGTGCAGCTTTAGAAGCTTTTTGA
- the LOC123909147 gene encoding uncharacterized protein LOC123909147 — protein MDPSYISTYVNLSCELRIIQARNVEFIKPTKNMFARLYLPTGNNKRIQLNSKNVSTKSLPFWDESFNLDCSCPQEFLENLNEQNLVLELRQKKMWGSQSIAKSEIPWKVIIESQNMELKRWLKMDLVDGSDYKEGMFTTPEVEVEIKIKVTSVAEMEKQNKRRLNNWNECGCQNGHDHQAWCNTEDCDIFALGAALEAF, from the coding sequence ATGGATCCATCCTATATATCTACTTATGTAAACTTAAGCTGTGAATTGAGAATAATACAGGCTCGAAACGTCGAATTTATCAAGCCTACGAAAAACATGTTTGCAAGATTGTATCTCCCAACAGGaaacaacaaaagaattcaACTCAATAGCAAAAATGTTTCCACCAAATCATTACCCTTTTGGGATGAATCTTTCAATCTAGATTGTTCTTGCCCTCAAGAATTCTTGGAAAACCTTAACGAACAAAACCTAGTTCTAGAGCTAAGGCAAAAGAAGATGTGGGGGTCACAATCTATTGCGAAAAGTGAGATTCCATGGAAGGTGATTATTGAATCACAAAATATGGAGTTGAAAAGATGGTTGAAAATGGATTTGGTGGATGGAAGTGATTACAAAGAGGGTATGTTCACAACACCAGAAGTGGAAGTGgagattaaaataaaagtgaCTTCGGTTGCTGAGATGGAAAAACAGAATAAGAGGAGGTTGAATAATTGGAATGAGTGTGGATGCCAAAATGGACATGATCATCAAGCTTGGTGCAATACTGAAGATTGTGATATATTTGCACTTGGAGCAGCTTTAGAGGCTTTTTGA